A region of the Pseudomonadota bacterium genome:
GTCTCAAAAGAGAAAAAACCGACCGCTCCGCCGTAAAAATCAGGCAATCCGGCCACCGGAGCGGGGCGCATCAGTTGCATCAGGCGGGCCAGTTCCGGCAGAGGATCGACCGTGATCAGCCGCTGCCGCAGCGCCCCCCTGACGATCTCGATTTCGCCCCGGCGCTGGCAAAAAAGCAGGGCCGGCCGATAACCGATAAAACTGTAACGCCCCCAGCGCTCTCCACCCTCCAGACTTTCCAGGAGAAAGGAAAAATCTTCCGCTGCGGCCAGCTTGTAATAGAGGGTCAGCGGGGTATCGAGATCAGCGACAATCTCGCGGCAAACCGGGATATAGAGATAATGTTCCGTCAGCTGGGAAAACTCGCTGAATTCCGGAAAAATCTTTTCGCTCATGGCAAACCTCGTTCAGAGCCTTGCGGCCCGAAAAAAACAAAAAAGGGCTGCGGAAAGCATCCAAGCCTTGCCGCAGCCCTTAAAGATCGGTTCAAAGGTCAATCCCTGTTACCCTAAACCCATCCCTTGCCGAGGTAGCCCGGATGCAACAATTGTGCATGGCCACCACCAGCCCCAAACAAGATTATGGTTGAGAGTCATCTTCATAGGCGCTCATTAACCTGTCAGGCGCGACCATGTCAAGTTCTTTTCAAAAAAACCGGCACCGATTTCGTCATTTTTTAGTTTTGAGGGCACGTAAGCTGGTTTTCCGTAACCTTCTTCGCGAAAGTTCGTCGTTTTTCCGAGCCCAGGAAGCACCATAACATTGCGGTTGTCTGAGCGCGGTCGCGAAAGTGCGGCCATTCGGGCGCGATGAGCGCTGGAAAGATAAACCATGATCAGCTTTTATGCCTGACCTTCGCCCCGGATTTTCCCGGTTTTTGTTGACGACCGCTGACTTTTTCCAGTTCCTGCCGCTGCCGGCGACGTTCACTGCTGCCGAAGGGAACATGAAGGGGCCGCCGCGTGTCGCGATCGAGACCGCTGAAATACATGGCGGTGGAGATCGTGCCCGGCGTCGGGGTAAAATCCTGAAACTGTCGCGCCCGAAGGCCGCAGTTCACCAGACTGCGGGCGAGCCGTTCCATTTTGGCGACCGTCGAGCCGGGATGCGAGGCTATCAGGTAGGGAGAAAATTCAACCGCGACCCCGAGTGCTTTGGCCTGACCACGACACTCAAGCAGAAAATCCTCCAGCTCCAGGCCGTCATTTTTATGCATCAGGCGCAACAGTTCCGGGTCGTTGTGCTCCGGAGCGATCTTCATGACTCCGGGCAGATGGCGGGCGATAAGCCGACGCAGCAATTTCGGGGTGCGACGCAGCAGGGCAAGGCGCAGACCGGAGGAGATCAGCACCTTCTTGACGGACCCGATCCTTTCAACCCGGTCCAGGAGCTTGAGAAAAGCCCTCTCATCAATCGCCAGATTGGAACAGGGCCGCGGGTAGAGACAGTCAATCTGCGGACAGGGTTCAGCTCGACGGCAGGAAGTTCCGTAAAGATTAGCCGTGGGACCGCCCAGGTCACTGATTATCCCGGAAAAGTCAGCTTGGCGCGCAAGTTTTTCGGCCTCTCGAACAATCGACGCTTGACTGCGGCTGACTACCCTCGCCCCCTGATGCCGGGTCAGAGCACAAAAGGAACAGTTGCCGCTGCAACCCCGAACAATGGTCAGAGAATCCTTGATCATGGTCCAGGCCGGCACCTGACCCGCATCCGGATGCGGACGCCTGGTGTAGGGGAGTTCATAAACCCGGTCCAGCTCGGCCGGGATTAAAGACTCGGCGGCGGGATTCTGCCAGAGCCAACCGCTTTTCTGCTCCTGCACAAGCACTTCCCGAGCTGGCCCGCTCCGCCGGGCGACCTGGTCGATCAACAACTCGGCATAAAGAAAATTTCCCCGGTCGGCGACCATCTCGGTCCAACCCGGCAGTCGCATCACCTTTGCGTTTACCTCCCGGTCCTGAATCTGGCTCGGGCGCAAAACCTCACAGGTTCCGGCAATGCCGGCCAGATCCTGCCCGACGGCCAGGCGGCGGGCGCTTTCCAGGATTGCCCGCTCCCCCATGCCATACACCAGAAGATCGGCCTTGGCGTCGGCCAGAATCGAGGTTCTGAGTTTTTCCTGACGGTAATCATAATGGATAAAACGCCGCAGCGAGGCCTCCAGCCCTCCGAGTATCAGAGGCACCCCGGGGAAAGCGGCCCGGGCCAGATTGGCGTAGAGCAGCGTCGCCCGATCCGGACGCCGGCGGTTGGTTCTGCCCTTCGCCCCGGGAAAATAAGGGTCGCCGGCGGGAGAAAACGGATCATCGTCACGGATTTTTCCGTTGCCGCTGTAATTAGCGACGATAGAATCAAGATTGCCGGCCGTAATCCCGAAAAAAAGCCGGGGCCGTCCGAAGATTTTAAACCCTTCGGAACCCTTACGATAATCGGGCTGGGCCAAAATCGCCACCCGAAAGCCATGGGCCTCAAGCCAGCGTCCGATAACGGCAACCCCGAAAGCGGGATGGTCGACATAGGCGTCACCGCTGACCAGAACGATATCGATCTCCGACCAACCCCGCCGCGAGCAAGCGGCGGGGTTGGTCGGTAAAAAGTCGCTTATTTTGAATATCGGCACAGCTTCCTCAAAAAAACTTCTGGAGATTTACGGCCAAGTCACCTATAGAGACATGGGATAAAGGGGTTAAACGACTCCGCTTTTTAAACTCTCACAGTTCATTTTCGGTTTGCAGAAACCGGAAATGAACTCAAGCAAGTACCTCTTTGCAAACCGAGCAAACCGTCGTTGGATAGTCGAGCGGCGGGGTTCATCCCCGCGCTGGAAAAGGCTTCATAATCTTTGCGACAAGGAAAAGCCAAGCCATGAGCCTGCCTGAAAGCGGCCGCACCAGGCTGATCGAAATCCCGGAAGAACTCGAAGAGATTTGCGACCGCATTCGTCGCCACGGCCGGGTTGCCATCGATACCGAATTCTTCTGGGAAAGAACCTTTTATCCCCAGCTGGGACTGGTCCAGCTGGCTCTGCATGAAAAACAGGCCTGGCTGATCGATATTCCGGCCCTGAATAACCGGCTGGCACCACTGGGGCGGATTCTGGCGGACCCCACCATCGAAAAGATTATTCATGACGCCCGCCAGGACCTGACCATTCTCAAAAACCAGACCGGCAGCTACCCGCGTAATATTTTCGATACTAGGCTGGCCTGTGGTTTTATCGGCCCTTCGGCCAATTATTCTCTTTTCGAACTCTGCCGCACCTTTGCCGACCGCAATCTGAGCAAGGAGGAAACCCGCAGCAATTGGCTGCAGCGCCCCCTAAACCCCGAACAATGTCAGTATGCCCTTGAGGACGTTATCTTCCTGCCGCGAATCAGAACGGCTATCAAGCAAAAAGCCGAGCTGCTGGAACGCTGGGCCTGGATCGACGAGGAGATGAAACTCTATGATCGACCGGAACTTTATGACGACCCGCCTTTTGACCAGGTTTTCACCAAGGTCAAAGGCTGCCGTCGGCTATCCGGCAAGGAACTGGCCCTGTTGCGGGAGCTGGCGGCCTGGCGGGAGAAGGAAGCCCGGCGGCGGGACCTGCCGCGGCGCCATGTTCTTTCCGATGAAATGCTGGTCAATCTGGCGATTCGGCAACCACAAACCCTCGCCAGCCTCAAAAACAACTGCGACCTTCCGGCCCGAAGCGGACAACGGCACGGTCAGGCCCTGCTGGAGGCGATCAAAAAAGGCCTGCAGACTCCGGCCGAGCTCTGGCCCCAGCCCGCAAACGAGCGGCAGAAAAAAACCGCGCGCGCGCCCTACCGCAAAATTTCTGATTTCATTCTTGAACTGGGCCGCGAGCACAACCTCGATCCCGGACTGCTGGCCAATCGCCAGCAAATCGAAGACCTGATTGAAACCCGGGGCAGCGACCCCAAGCGGCATCCTCTGTTACAAGGCTGGCGCCATGAGTTTGCCGGCAGGAGAATCATCGCGGATTTTCTGAGCTGAACCCCGGCAACCATGACCTCGCAGGCGCCGCGGACGCGACGATCCGGAAACCTCAGGGGAAATATATTTTTTTCAGCTTTGCCCCCATAATCCCCGCCAGAGTCCTTTAAAATCCTCGATAATGATGTAGAGAGCCGGAACCATGACAAGTAAGATAGCGGTTGAAAAAAGGATGCCGAAGCCCAGGGAGATCGCCATGGGAATCAGAAAGCGGGCCTGCCTGGAGGTTTCAAAAATCATCGGCATCAAGCCCAGAAAGGTCGTCAGCGTGGTCAGAAGAATCGGCCGAAAACGCTGGGTTCCGGCATTGATGATCGCGGCATAAGGGGTTGCACCGTCACGCACCTGACGATTGGCGAAGTCGATCAGCACCAGGGCGTCGTTAACCACGACCCCCGAAAGCGCGACGATGCCGAACATACTCAGCAAGCTTAAACCATAGCCCATCAGGAGGTGGCCGACAATCGCCCCGACAATGCCGAAAGGAATGCTGATCATGATAATCAGAGGCTGAATATAGCTGCGAAAAGGAATGGCCAGAAGAAAATAAATCACCATCAGAGCCAGGATCATACCCTGCCCGAGGGCCGCCATACTCTCCATGCGATCCGCCTGCTTGCCGGCGAAATCATAGTTTAAACCATGATATTTCTGCTGCAAAAGCGGCAGGACTTCCTTTTTCAGAGCCGCCCCCACCATATCCGCCTTACTTTGCGGGGTCACCTCACAAGTGACATTGACGATCCGACGTCCATCCAGGCGCTCAATGCTGGTATAGGCCTTTCCCCGCCTAACATTAACCACATCCAGCAGCGGCACCTTGATCCCTTTCGGGGTTGTGACCAGCATCTCCTCCAGATAATATTCAGCTTCTCTTTCAATCTCCGGATGACGAACCATGATCTTGATCTCATTGCGGCCGCGCAGCTGGCGAAAAACCTCATACCCGTAGTAGGCGTTGCGAATCTGGCGGGCGACCTCGGCCGGCTGCAGGCCGAGCTGGTAACCGGCGCTCTTCAGGGTAAGATCGAACTGATCCTTGCCCGGGGTAAAACCGTCGTCGATATCCGAAACCAGGGGATACGAGGCCAGGGCTTGCGCCAGTTCGGCACTGGCCGAGGCCAGCACCTCAGTGTCCCGATGCTGCAATTCCACAGTCAGAGCCGCGCTGGAACCCGGCCCCCCCCGGTCGGACTGAAACTGCAGGGTCTCGACCCCGGCCAGACCGCCGACCTGACGGCGCCAGCGCTCAGTGAAAGCGCCGGTATTGACCGGCCTGATTTCCGGGGCCGTCATATGGACCTGTACCCAGGAGGTATGACGATCAATATAGGAAAGAATGCCCTTGAGCTGTTGGTCCCGCCCGATTTCATCCAGCAGGCTCTCGGCGGAAGCAGTCAGCCGGCGGCTGACGGCCAGAGTTTCGGCCACCGGCACGCCGACCGGCAAGGTGGCCGAGGCATAGGCATAATCGGATTCTACCTTGGGAAAGAGCGTCATACCCATACGTCCGCTGGCGACATAGGCCACCGTCACCGCCAGAATCAGAATTCCGACGCTCATACTGACATAGCGAAACCGCAATGAAAAGGAAAGCGACGGAGCGTAGAGATTGCGGATCAGGGCGGCGATCGCCAGGGAAACCTTCTGCTGCTGTCGACTGAGAAAAACCATGATCGGATTTCTCAGCTCTCGCTGATGACCGAGATGGGCCGGCAGCACAAAAAGGGCTTCAATCAGGGAGATAAGAAAGACCGCGGCCACGACCACCGGAATATGGCGAAAGATCTTACCCAAGACTCCGGGCACGAAATAGAGCGGCATGAAGGTGACGATATTGGTGAGAATACTGAAGGTCACCGGCACCGCCACCTCTTTGCCCCCCTTGATCGCCGCGGCCAGCGAGCCTAAACCCGCCTGTTTGTAGCTGTATACGTTTTCCCCGACGACAATGGCATCGTCAACCACGATCCCCAATGCGATGATAAAGGCGAAAAGCGAGACCATGTTGATACTGACCCCGAACAACGGAATCACCAGCAGCGAGCCGAGAAAGGAAATGGGAATACCCATGGTCACCCAGAAGGCCAGTCGGGCTTCCAAGAAAACCGCGAGCAGGATGAAAACCAGGGCCAGTCCGAAATAGCCGTTTCTCACGAGCAGATTGACACGCTGTCTGAAGACTTCGGAACGGTCGTCAACCGTATCCAGAAAAACGCCTTCCGGCATCATCCGGCGTAGTTTTTCCAATTGCCGGAAAACCGCGTCGGCGACCTGGATCGGAGTCTGGTTTCCGATTCTGAAAACATTGATTCCCAGAGCGGGCCGATCGTTATAAAAAAGAAATTTGTCGGTTTCTTCGAAGCCATCTCTGATTTCGGCGATTTCACCCAGGGTCACGCTACTCCCCCCGGCATTACTGATGATCGGAATCCGGGAAAATTCCTCGGCGTAATCCTTTCTTTCGGTCATCCGCACTAAAATATCGCCGCCCGCGGTCCGAATCGTGCCGCCCGGAATATCCTGCGCCGCGTTTTTAACCCGGGCCGCGACCTGGGCTAGGGTCAGGTTATAGGACTGCAGCACCTCCTGGGAAACCTCGATACTGAGTTCCATGGGACTTTCCCCCAGCAGCTCAACCTGGGTGATATCGGGATCATGCAACAACTGATCACGAATCATTTCAGTAACTTCGCGCAGAACCCGAGCTTCTCGCGGACCAGAAACCAACATCGTGATAACCTGCCGCTTATGGGAGGGAATGGTCACCAGGGGTTCTTCGGCATCCTCGGGAAAGGAATAGATGCGATCAACCTCGTTCTTGATATCAACGGCCAGCTGTTGCAGATCGGCATCGATCTGAGCCTCGATTCGAACCGTACCGCTGCCTTCATTGGCAATCGAATACACCTCCTTGATGCCGTCCAGATTCTGAATCGCCTCCTCGATCGGCAGAATAATCCCATCGGCGACCTCTTCCGGACTGGCGCCGGGATACAGCACCGAAACCACGACCTGGTCAAGGGTAAATTCGGGAAAAACCTCCTGCTTGATCCTGGTCCCCCAGAAAAAACCACCCACCAGGAGAAAAATCATCAACAGGTTGGCGGCCACCGAATTACCGGCCATCCAGCCGATCGGACCGCGGCCGAGGCGCAAACCGCCCCGCGGCGGTTTAGGGTCAGGGTTTTTCAGTCGAGTCATGCGCCGCCCCGGCCTCCTTCACTTTTCCCGCTTCATGATCGTCGGTTGCCGTCCGTGGCGGCCTGACCTTCAGCGGCATGCCGTCCAGCGGCGCCGCCAGTTTTGAAATGATCACCCGGTCTTCGGGCTGAAGCCCGGAACCGACAAAAACCTCGCGCAAGCCCCGCCAGACAATTTCAACCGGCTGAAAACGCAATTTATCCTCGCTGTCGGCCAGCATGAGAATATCATTTTCGGACAGCACCGAGCGCGGCAACCGGTAAACCCGATCAAGGGTCGCGCCCTTGATCACGGCCCTAACAAAACTGCCCAACAACAACGGAGAACGACCGTTTTTCAACCCCAGAGGATCGTCGACCGCGATCAGCAGGCGGGCCATCAGGCCATCCTTGTCGAGATCCGGCGCGAGCGCCACGATGCGCCCTGAATAGGGCAGCGGCTCACGGCCGTAGAGTTCAACCAAAGCTCCTTTTCGGTCTTGCGAGGGCAGCTCGAACCAGGCCAGTTTGGCGACCGGAACCGAAATTTCAGCCCAGAAAAGATCAATCGCCGCCAGGGTCGCAATCGGGGTCGAGGTCAGAATTTCAGATCCCAGATCAATACTTTCCTCGCGCACAACCAGATCGAAAGGCGCCCTGATCACCGTCCTGTCAAGATCGACCCGAGCCCGTTCCCGCAGCGTCCGCGCCGATTTCACCTGGGCTTCGGCCTTGGCCAGCTGTGGTTTGCGCAGGGCCAGATCCAGACTGGTGGTTTCGAGATCATCGGTTAAGGCCGTGATCAGATTCCACTCCTGCCGAGCCACCTCCTGACTGCCCTCTTCCAGACGCAGATCCGCCTCGGCCAACGCCAGGGCGTCATCCGCCCGCCGCAACTCCAGATCATAATCAATCCGGTCCAGACGCAACAACACTTCCCCCTCCCGGATCACTCCGCCGGGAATAAAATCGGGATGGAGGTAGACCACGCGGCCGGGGACCCGGGCCTTGAGACTGATCTCCCGCGCCGGGACCACGCGGCCATGGGCTTCGATGGTAACCGTTTGCGAGGTCGGCGTAACGGCCATGACTTCCACCATGGTTTCCATCTTCGCCGGCGCCTGACGCCTCACCTGCGGTCGGGTCAGCAACAGATAACGACTGAGGACAAAGGCCGCCGTCAAAAACAGCAGCACCAGGGCCAGGGCCAGCAGACGCATGGCCCGGGAACGTTTCGGCATGGCTGTATCCGCCGCCATTTTCTGTAAGATCTCGGACATCTTTTCCACTCTTCAAAAAAAAATTCATTACTAAAGTTGACTATTCAGCCAACCCGAATATTCTCGGTTAAACACGAGTTCATAAGCACGTGGCTGAATCGTTATAAAAAGGATTACTTCGCCGGCCGGCTGGAGTTTCCGACGGTCTCGACCGTGGGTCCGACCGCCACCCTCTGCAACCAGGCTCCACCCAAAGCCCGGTGCAGCCCCACCCGGGCCACCAGCAAACGTTTCTCTTCACTGATAATATCGTGCTCTAATTGCAACGAAGTCAGCTCTTCATTAAGGACATTGATAAAATCACTGCTGCCGTTGAGATAGCGCCGCCGGGCTTCACGCAGGGTCTGACGCGAAAGTTCCAGCTGACGGCGCAATGACGCCAGAATCGCGGCCGCTTCCGCTTCGCGCACCAAAGCGTCCTCAACCTCATGCACAGCCTTGATCACAATTTGCCGATAGGCGGCCAGCCGTTCGTCCGCCAGCGCCCGAATCCGGCCGATCTCGGCCCGACGCCGGCCGCCGTCCAGCAGGGGCGCGCTCAGACTGCCGGCCAGATTGGCAATCCAGTTGTCAAAAAGATCTGCCGGAGCCTCGGCAAAATAGCGACCCGAAGAGGTCAGACGCAGCGCCGGCAGCCGCTCGGCCCGGGCCGCGACCAGCTCCCAGTCCGTGGATTTCAGGCGCAAGCCGGCGGCGCGAACATCGGGCCGGGCGGCCAGCAGGTCGGCCGGCAGGCCAAGGGCCGGCAGAGAGTCGATCCGGGGAAAATCTCGGGCGCCCACCAACGCTTCCTCAAGCCGCTCACGCCCGGCCAACAGCGCCAGGCCCCGCCGCAGCACGAACTGATTCTTACGGGTTGGAATCAGGGCGGCCTCCAGTTTTTCGACAATTTGCCGCTGCTGATAAATATCCAGCGCCGTGGCCCGGGCCAGAGGAAAACGCAGGGTTATAAGTTGCAGCAGTTGTCGCTGCAACTCCAACTGCCTTTCGAACAGGTCCTCATGACAACGATTTTCAATCAGTTCGAGCCAGATTTCCGTCAGCTCGCAGCTGACCCCCAGAACCGCCGTCTGCAGATCGGCTCGCGAAGCCTGAAAATTTTCCTTTTCGCTTTCCTTGAGGGCTCGCACCCGACCCCAGAGATCGATCTCATAGGACAGACTCAAACCCATACTCCACTCATCTTCAGAAACCGCCGGGCTGCCTTGGCGGTCGATTTTTTGCCGGTCTCCGGTAGCGGTCTGCAGGATTTCGGGGAATTGATAGGCGCCGGCCTTCAGAGCCGTATAGCGCGCCTGTTCAAGACGGGCTTGAGCCTGAACGATCGTAAAATCAGATTGCAGGGCGAGCGTGACCAGAGAGTCGAGTTCCGGACTGTTAAATGAGTGCCACCAAGGTGTCGACGATGGTTCGGCATCGCTGTAAAGAGAAAACCCGGACGGCAGCGCGACCGCCGCCGCGCCCCGAACTTCCGGCTGCGGCCGCAGAACACAACCGGAAAACAACGCCAGGAAAGCAAACCCCAACCCCAATCTCGTCAGCTGATGCGACATGAGTTAACCTTCAAATCATTCCCGGCAACAAAAATTGATGCCGGCCAGGGAAAAATCGGTGATGTGCCGGGCGAAGCGCTCGGCGTCGACAAACCGGATCGGATTTTTTTGCAGATGATAGCGACGCCCTTTTTCGTTATAGCTTAAAAACAAGCACTGACTCATAACACTGAACAGCAGGCGAAAAAGTAAATTTTCATTCAGTTCCCGGCCGCAGACATCCCGAATCAAGGCTTTGACAAGCCCTTGATGCCGCAAGATCTCACCGGCGACCAGAGCGCAGCCGGCCCCGCTCGGTTCAACCATTTCCTTGGCCACCAGACCATAAAAATTACCTGCGGTTTCCTCACTCAGGATCCGCCGCAACAAGGCCAGGACAAAATCGTAAAACCGTTTCTCCGGCCTGTCCCTGAAGTCGAGCTTGAAGGGATAGAGGGCTTCCGCCTGTTCCCCGGTGAACTTCAGAACCGCCAGATAAAGTGCTTCCTTGGAGCGAAAATGATAATTCACGGAAGCAATGTTGGCTTCGGCGTGGTCACAGATTTCGGCCACCGAGGTATTGGCGTAGCCTTTTTCGGAAAAAATGATCGCGGCGCTCTCGAGAAGACGCTGCCGGGTGCCCTTTTTTTTTCGCTTGACCGTCATCAATAAAACCTTCCGCGAGAAACCCCGCCGGTAATTATGCAATCAACCCGAAAAGCCGGGAACACGCGCCCCGACTTCCCGCAGAAATCAGGGCGGCTCCTTTGATTCTCCGGGTTTTCGCGGCGCAATCCATACCGAAAGCAACGAGGATAAAGAGTTGGCCCCGGCAAATCCTCGCTAAAGCGCAAAAAAAAAACCTCAGCCGCCGCAAAGAATACAAACGGATACTTTAAACATCCATTTAAATTTGTCAAGAAAAAAACAGGGCGAATCATCTCAATTTCATTCCGACCCTGAAAAAACCATTTCGACAAGATTGTCGAAACCTGACCCTGATTGTCGCACTGCAATTTTATAACAAGTAAAAAAACATGAACAATCAAATAGTTACAACACGCGATAGGGTTGGCACACTCTTCGCTAATACTCATAACCAAACCAGCAAACCGCAGCCTGAAGGATCCGGTCCGACCGGAAAACAAAAAAGTTTCAGGCGCGGTTGTCCGGCCGGACCTGTTTTTTAAGCCTCGGCAAAACTGCGGGGGAAATAGTCACCACCGCAAACGAACGTAAACCCTTAAATAGACAAATGGAGAAAACCATGCAAAAAACTCTGGTAAGTATCACCCTGGCTCTGATTTTCGCTCTTTTCTGCAGTTCCGCCCTGTGGGCCGGCAACGGCAAAGGCATGCGGGACGGATCAATGCTTGAGATTGATCTGGACAGCGCCGTAAACATTGCGGGAACCGTCAGCGCCTCCGGCATCGCCGGCGCCGGCCTGACCATCGATACCGGCGCCGGTGAATTCGTCACCGTCTACGGTCTCGGTTCCCAGGCTTTCTGGAATTCCCTGGGTGTGGTCAAGCCTCAGGTCGGTGAAGAGATCGAGCTTGATGCGGTTGAAGTGACCTTCAGCGACACTTCGACCCGTTTGATCGCCATCAGCCTGACCATGGCTGACGGCACGATCATCACCCTGCGCACAGCCGAAGGACCGGTCTGGAGAGGCGGCCGGCAAGCCGGCGGCTCCTGTGTCAATGGGGGAACCTGCGTCAAGGGTGGAACCTGTCCCCTGGGCCAGAAGTAAAACCTTTCAGTCCAAAACCCTATAACCGTTCGCTCTTCCGGGGACAGGATCTGATTTTCGTCGAGGAATCAGGATCGTGTCCCCGGAAGATTCCAATAAGGGTACCAGCCCCGCAACCCAAGCGTTCTTTACGACCCGCACCTGACGGCACGTCTGCTGGTCGCAAACAAGTACTCCCATCAGTTCACTTTCTGATTCTTTCAAACCCAAAATGAACTGCGCGGTACGGTAAAGGCGACATTAATTTTTTAATTGCATCGGCGCGACAAATAACCTAAAGTTGAAACCAATCAAACCCGTCAGCCACGACTGAAAAAAGCCGGCTCGCGCCGACAAACACCAGCAAGGCCGGACCATGCCGCTGAAAAACCGGGCCCGCGGAGCCGGGCCCGGCAACCCAAAAGATGCCGGGCCGCGTCCGCCGACAAGGATTTCCACCCAAACCTTTTCTGGTGTAAAAGCATGAAAAGGTTCTATGAAGGCCTGAAAAGATGGCGAAGCCCGCTGCTTTTGGTCGCGATCAGCCTTTTCACGTTCGCTGAGGCCGCTGCGTTCAATCTTGAGACCGGAATCAGTTGCGGCTATGACGATAACCTTCTGCTGACCAAAGGCGGCCCGGGTGCCTTTTTCAACCAGGCGGAAATTGATTTTCGGTGGAATCGGTCCTTAAGCGGAGCCACGACGCTCACCCTCTCTGCCTTTGCCGATTATTGTGATTATCATGGAGAAGATGACCGCTACCAGCTCGGTCTGGGCCTGGAGAGCGCGAGCCGACTGCAAGCCCTGCCCTTGTCCCTGGAATTTTTCAGCCTGGTCAACAACCGGCGTAACCCGCTGATTCCGGACAACGACTTTGACGCTCTGAACCTTGGCGGCCGCCTGGTCTGGCCTTTCGACTTACGCCTTGATCTGATCTTCGCCTGTGAACTGAGCTGGGAGAAATATTGCGCCGATTATGTTACCGACGGTTTCCACCGAAAGTTGAGTCTCGGCTCAGGACCGACTGCAAACCAAACCCGGCAAGCTCGCGGCGATCTTTCCCCGGGCCGGGGCGAGCCCGGAAGCTCCCGCCATAATAACGGCGAACGCAGTGACCGCCTGACCACGATCAGGTTTGAATCGGCTTACGCCGTCAACCCCTATCTGGAACTCGGGGGCGGGATTTTCTACCAGCAGCGTCACTCTTCGATTGACCTGGAAAGCCGGACGACCTCGGGGCTGAATCTGAGTCTGGACCGGCGGATTACGCCGACACTTTCACTGAACGCTGCGGGCGGGGGCGAACGCTCGTCTTACAAATATGACTATCAGCAAAAGGAGCGCCGCGAAAAAAACTATTTTTTCACTCTCGGCGCCGCCTGGCGGCAAGGTCCTTGGACGATTTCCGGCAGCTGGAGTCGGCTGCAAAGAAACTCTGATCTGGAAGAAGATAATTTTCGGGCAAATCAATGGCAAGGTCGCTTAAGCTACTCATTCTAGTCTTCTGGGGCGTTTGCTGCCTGATTTTTGGCGGCCGGCCTGGCCTGGCCCAAACCTGGGAGCTGACCCGCGGCCGAGTCCTCAGCCTGGTGGAAACTGAAACTCCGCCGATCGTTCACCTGAAAATCGCCCTGAATGCCGGCTCCGGCGTTTCAACCGCGCCGACCGGTCCCGACCGAAAGTCTACAGATTCAGGACTCATCGAGCTTGATATCCCCGCCGGTGAACTGCCCGCAAACCTCAAACCCGGGGATGATATTCGCATCTGGGAAAAAGCCGACCCCAACGGCCGCATCCTTCGCCTTTCCAGGGCTTGCCATCATGACGCAACCGGCGTCCGCTCCCGGCTCGGCGGCAAGGGACGGATTCGCGGCGGCCGCGGCCACGGCGGCAAAGGCGGAGGCCGCTGAAATAAGAACCGCCCGGCGCCGGCCCCTTGATCCAGGGAAAACCTGAAATGAAAAAAAAATCGCCCTCGAATTCAGCCCCAAGCGGTCCGCCTCTCTGGCTGATCAACCTCGCCCTTTTCGGCATTCTGATTCTTGTCGTGCTGCTTTATTTTTTTCGTCAGGCGGAGAATGAACGCCGTTCTTTTAACCGGCATTCCCAGGAACATGCACAACTTCTGGCCCGCGTTATTCAACTCAACGCGGACAATGCCGTCGCCGCCGCCGCCGCCATCCGCGAAGCGGCCCACACCTTTTTGTTCAACTCGGCCCGGTTCGTGGATTA
Encoded here:
- a CDS encoding YgiQ family radical SAM protein, with translation MFKISDFLPTNPAACSRRGWSEIDIVLVSGDAYVDHPAFGVAVIGRWLEAHGFRVAILAQPDYRKGSEGFKIFGRPRLFFGITAGNLDSIVANYSGNGKIRDDDPFSPAGDPYFPGAKGRTNRRRPDRATLLYANLARAAFPGVPLILGGLEASLRRFIHYDYRQEKLRTSILADAKADLLVYGMGERAILESARRLAVGQDLAGIAGTCEVLRPSQIQDREVNAKVMRLPGWTEMVADRGNFLYAELLIDQVARRSGPAREVLVQEQKSGWLWQNPAAESLIPAELDRVYELPYTRRPHPDAGQVPAWTMIKDSLTIVRGCSGNCSFCALTRHQGARVVSRSQASIVREAEKLARQADFSGIISDLGGPTANLYGTSCRRAEPCPQIDCLYPRPCSNLAIDERAFLKLLDRVERIGSVKKVLISSGLRLALLRRTPKLLRRLIARHLPGVMKIAPEHNDPELLRLMHKNDGLELEDFLLECRGQAKALGVAVEFSPYLIASHPGSTVAKMERLARSLVNCGLRARQFQDFTPTPGTISTAMYFSGLDRDTRRPLHVPFGSSERRRQRQELEKVSGRQQKPGKSGAKVRHKS
- a CDS encoding efflux RND transporter permease subunit, which codes for MTRLKNPDPKPPRGGLRLGRGPIGWMAGNSVAANLLMIFLLVGGFFWGTRIKQEVFPEFTLDQVVVSVLYPGASPEEVADGIILPIEEAIQNLDGIKEVYSIANEGSGTVRIEAQIDADLQQLAVDIKNEVDRIYSFPEDAEEPLVTIPSHKRQVITMLVSGPREARVLREVTEMIRDQLLHDPDITQVELLGESPMELSIEVSQEVLQSYNLTLAQVAARVKNAAQDIPGGTIRTAGGDILVRMTERKDYAEEFSRIPIISNAGGSSVTLGEIAEIRDGFEETDKFLFYNDRPALGINVFRIGNQTPIQVADAVFRQLEKLRRMMPEGVFLDTVDDRSEVFRQRVNLLVRNGYFGLALVFILLAVFLEARLAFWVTMGIPISFLGSLLVIPLFGVSINMVSLFAFIIALGIVVDDAIVVGENVYSYKQAGLGSLAAAIKGGKEVAVPVTFSILTNIVTFMPLYFVPGVLGKIFRHIPVVVAAVFLISLIEALFVLPAHLGHQRELRNPIMVFLSRQQQKVSLAIAALIRNLYAPSLSFSLRFRYVSMSVGILILAVTVAYVASGRMGMTLFPKVESDYAYASATLPVGVPVAETLAVSRRLTASAESLLDEIGRDQQLKGILSYIDRHTSWVQVHMTAPEIRPVNTGAFTERWRRQVGGLAGVETLQFQSDRGGPGSSAALTVELQHRDTEVLASASAELAQALASYPLVSDIDDGFTPGKDQFDLTLKSAGYQLGLQPAEVARQIRNAYYGYEVFRQLRGRNEIKIMVRHPEIEREAEYYLEEMLVTTPKGIKVPLLDVVNVRRGKAYTSIERLDGRRIVNVTCEVTPQSKADMVGAALKKEVLPLLQQKYHGLNYDFAGKQADRMESMAALGQGMILALMVIYFLLAIPFRSYIQPLIIMISIPFGIVGAIVGHLLMGYGLSLLSMFGIVALSGVVVNDALVLIDFANRQVRDGATPYAAIINAGTQRFRPILLTTLTTFLGLMPMIFETSRQARFLIPMAISLGFGILFSTAILLVMVPALYIIIEDFKGLWRGLWGQS
- a CDS encoding ribonuclease D, which encodes MSLPESGRTRLIEIPEELEEICDRIRRHGRVAIDTEFFWERTFYPQLGLVQLALHEKQAWLIDIPALNNRLAPLGRILADPTIEKIIHDARQDLTILKNQTGSYPRNIFDTRLACGFIGPSANYSLFELCRTFADRNLSKEETRSNWLQRPLNPEQCQYALEDVIFLPRIRTAIKQKAELLERWAWIDEEMKLYDRPELYDDPPFDQVFTKVKGCRRLSGKELALLRELAAWREKEARRRDLPRRHVLSDEMLVNLAIRQPQTLASLKNNCDLPARSGQRHGQALLEAIKKGLQTPAELWPQPANERQKKTARAPYRKISDFILELGREHNLDPGLLANRQQIEDLIETRGSDPKRHPLLQGWRHEFAGRRIIADFLS